The Streptomyces camelliae genome window below encodes:
- a CDS encoding bifunctional 4-hydroxy-2-oxoglutarate aldolase/2-dehydro-3-deoxy-phosphogluconate aldolase — MSDTDLASVLAGARVMPVLTVPSAATAGPLADALAAGGARCAEVTFRTPDAEQVLKTMAAHGGLTVGAGTVLTPEQVDLAVAAGARFVVSPGFDEAVVARCGELGVPVVPGIASATELMRALRAGLDTVKLFPSEPLGGIPMLRALAAPFPQARFVPTGGIDAYRMTAYLADPAVLAVGGSWMATAAHLERGEYEEIRRLTAEAVQRSAT; from the coding sequence ATGAGTGACACCGACCTGGCCTCCGTACTGGCCGGCGCCCGCGTCATGCCGGTGCTGACCGTGCCCTCCGCAGCGACCGCCGGCCCGCTGGCCGACGCGCTCGCGGCGGGCGGCGCCCGGTGCGCCGAGGTCACCTTCCGCACCCCTGACGCCGAGCAGGTACTCAAGACGATGGCCGCCCACGGCGGGCTGACGGTCGGCGCCGGTACGGTCCTCACGCCCGAGCAGGTGGACCTGGCCGTGGCGGCCGGGGCCCGTTTCGTCGTCTCTCCCGGCTTCGACGAGGCAGTCGTCGCCAGGTGCGGCGAGCTGGGGGTACCCGTGGTGCCCGGCATCGCCTCCGCCACCGAGCTGATGCGCGCGCTGCGGGCCGGCCTCGACACCGTCAAGCTCTTCCCCTCCGAGCCGCTCGGCGGCATCCCGATGCTGCGAGCCCTGGCGGCGCCCTTCCCGCAGGCACGATTCGTGCCGACGGGCGGCATCGACGCCTACCGCATGACCGCCTACCTCGCCGACCCGGCGGTCCTCGCCGTCGGCGGCAGCTGGATGGCCACCGCCGCCCATCTGGAACGAGGCGAGTACGAGGAGATCCGCCGGCTGACCGCCGAGGCCGTACAGAGGAGCGCGACGTGA
- a CDS encoding sugar kinase, which produces MTDVVALGEVMLRFDPGEGRIRTARTFQVWEGGGEYNVVRGLRRCFGLRAAVVTALVDNAVGRLAEDLILQGGVETSLIRWVSDDGIGRTSRNGLNFVERGFGIRGALGVSDRAGTAVSQLRKGDVDWDAVFSSGPRWFHTGGIFAGLSDTTVDVADEAMAAARRHGVTVSYDPNYRPSLWAGRGGANAAREVDLRLARHADVVVGALGLAGPYPGALRVEADEVQDALAEVAGHLPQAEVLATTVRTVPSAGVNDWSSAAWSARTGCVRGPEMPGLHVLDRIGSGDAFAAGLIYGLLTGDGGGAAARARPAATLDAAGLQRALAYGTVHGALAMTTPGDVSMASLAEVEALMAGGSAAVRR; this is translated from the coding sequence GTGACCGACGTGGTGGCCCTCGGCGAGGTGATGCTCCGCTTCGACCCGGGCGAGGGCAGGATCCGCACCGCCCGCACCTTCCAGGTCTGGGAAGGCGGCGGCGAGTACAACGTGGTGCGGGGACTGCGCCGCTGCTTCGGCCTGCGCGCGGCTGTCGTGACCGCCCTGGTCGACAACGCGGTGGGGAGGCTTGCCGAGGACCTGATCCTCCAGGGCGGAGTCGAGACCTCCCTGATCCGCTGGGTGTCCGACGACGGTATCGGCCGCACCTCCCGCAACGGGCTGAACTTCGTGGAGCGGGGCTTCGGCATCCGGGGCGCACTGGGCGTCAGCGACCGCGCGGGCACAGCCGTATCGCAGCTACGCAAAGGGGATGTCGACTGGGACGCGGTCTTCTCCTCGGGGCCGCGCTGGTTCCACACCGGCGGCATCTTCGCCGGCCTGTCGGACACCACCGTGGACGTCGCGGACGAGGCCATGGCGGCCGCGCGGCGGCACGGTGTGACGGTCTCCTACGACCCCAACTACCGCCCCAGTCTCTGGGCCGGCCGGGGCGGCGCCAACGCCGCCCGCGAGGTCGACCTGCGGCTCGCCCGTCACGCCGACGTCGTCGTGGGTGCCCTGGGCCTGGCCGGACCGTACCCAGGGGCGCTACGGGTCGAGGCGGACGAGGTGCAGGACGCGCTCGCAGAGGTCGCGGGACACCTGCCCCAGGCCGAGGTGCTGGCGACGACCGTGCGCACCGTGCCCTCGGCCGGGGTGAACGACTGGTCCTCGGCCGCCTGGTCGGCCCGGACCGGCTGCGTGCGTGGCCCCGAGATGCCCGGTCTGCACGTCCTGGACCGCATCGGCTCCGGCGACGCGTTCGCGGCCGGACTGATCTACGGACTGCTGACGGGCGACGGCGGTGGCGCGGCGGCTCGCGCCAGGCCCGCGGCGACCCTCGATGCCGCCGGCCTGCAACGCGCTCTGGCCTACGGCACCGTCCACGGCGCACTGGCCATGACCACGCCCGGTGACGTCTCCATGGCCTCACTCGCCGAGGTCGAGGCGCTCATGGCAGGTGGCTCGGCCGCCGTCAGACGATGA
- a CDS encoding aldo/keto reductase, with protein sequence MGHRKITNTRVELTALGFGASVIGNLYRVTPPHDAQAAIEAAWESGIRYFDTAPHYGLGLSERRLGAALRDRPRDAYVVSSKVGRLLVPNEQPRGIDTEGFVVPDDLRRQWDFSRDGVLRSIEATLERTGLDRLDVVYLHDPDDHWRQAAEEAMPALADLRDQGMIGAIGAGMNQSAMLARFLRETAADLVMLAGRYTLLDQSALDDVLPAARELGKSVVAVGVFNSGLLSRDRPAEGMKYDYQDAPPALVARARAIADVCAAHGTTLPAAAIAFPRTHPSIINITLGMRNAEQVAQNVELHDQRIPEDLWDDLRARGLIRSDVPTANDPGRSSQCL encoded by the coding sequence ATGGGACACCGGAAGATCACGAACACCCGCGTCGAGCTCACGGCCCTCGGCTTCGGGGCCTCCGTGATCGGCAATCTCTACCGTGTCACCCCTCCTCACGACGCGCAGGCCGCGATCGAGGCGGCCTGGGAGTCCGGCATCCGGTACTTCGACACGGCACCGCACTACGGGCTCGGTCTCTCCGAGCGACGCCTGGGAGCCGCCCTGAGGGACCGTCCACGCGACGCGTACGTCGTCTCCTCCAAGGTCGGCCGCCTGCTCGTCCCCAACGAGCAGCCGCGCGGCATCGACACCGAGGGCTTCGTGGTGCCGGACGACCTGCGCAGGCAGTGGGACTTCAGCCGTGACGGAGTGCTCCGCTCCATCGAGGCGACCTTGGAACGCACCGGCCTTGACCGCCTGGACGTCGTCTACCTGCACGACCCCGACGACCACTGGAGACAGGCCGCCGAGGAGGCCATGCCGGCCCTCGCGGACCTCCGCGACCAGGGGATGATCGGCGCGATCGGCGCCGGTATGAACCAGTCGGCCATGCTCGCCCGCTTCCTGCGCGAGACCGCAGCCGACCTGGTCATGCTGGCCGGGCGCTACACACTCCTCGACCAGTCGGCTCTGGACGATGTCCTGCCCGCCGCGCGGGAACTCGGCAAGAGCGTCGTGGCGGTGGGCGTCTTCAACTCGGGGCTGCTCTCCCGCGACCGCCCCGCCGAGGGCATGAAGTACGACTACCAGGACGCCCCGCCTGCCCTGGTAGCCCGCGCTCGGGCGATCGCCGACGTCTGCGCGGCGCACGGCACGACCCTGCCCGCCGCCGCGATCGCCTTTCCGCGCACCCATCCCAGTATCATCAACATCACCCTCGGTATGCGGAATGCGGAGCAGGTTGCACAAAACGTGGAACTCCACGATCAGCGGATCCCTGAAGATCTCTGGGATGATCTCCGTGCCCGAGGACTGATCAGGTCGGACGTGCCCACGGCGAACGATCCCGGAAGGAGCTCGCAGTGTCTCTGA
- a CDS encoding FadR/GntR family transcriptional regulator has translation MSLTDKAIAQIRELIRTGALPPGSKLPPEPDLAAQLGLSRNLAREAVKALAVARVLEVRRGDGTYVTSLQPSLLLEGLGGAVELLQGDSAALQDLMEVRRLLEPVATALAATRISDEQLAEVKRHLDAMREARDDVEQLNIHDAAFHRAVITATGNETLLTLLEGISGRTLRARIWRGLVDTQAAGRTLAEHEAIFHALSTRDASLSQAAALLHVSNTEQWLREHLRSGQAPPLR, from the coding sequence GTGTCTCTGACGGACAAGGCCATAGCGCAGATCCGCGAGCTGATCCGCACGGGAGCGCTGCCTCCGGGCTCCAAGCTGCCGCCGGAGCCGGACCTGGCAGCCCAGCTGGGTCTGTCCCGCAACCTGGCCCGTGAGGCGGTCAAGGCGCTGGCCGTCGCGCGGGTTCTGGAGGTCCGGCGAGGTGACGGCACGTACGTGACCAGCCTGCAGCCGAGCCTGCTCCTGGAAGGGCTCGGCGGAGCGGTGGAACTGCTGCAGGGCGACTCCGCCGCCCTGCAGGACCTCATGGAGGTGCGGCGTCTACTCGAACCGGTCGCCACCGCCCTGGCCGCCACCCGGATCTCCGACGAGCAGCTTGCCGAGGTCAAGCGGCACCTGGATGCCATGCGCGAGGCCCGCGACGACGTCGAGCAGCTCAACATCCACGACGCGGCCTTCCACCGCGCCGTCATCACGGCCACGGGCAACGAGACCCTGCTCACCCTCCTTGAGGGCATCTCCGGCCGCACTCTGCGCGCCCGCATCTGGCGCGGCCTGGTCGACACCCAGGCCGCGGGCCGGACCCTCGCCGAGCACGAGGCGATCTTCCATGCCCTGTCCACCCGCGACGCCTCCCTCAGCCAGGCCGCCGCACTGCTGCACGTGAGCAACACCGAACAGTGGCTCAGAGAACACCTGCGCTCCGGCCAGGCCCCTCCCCTTCGGTAG
- a CDS encoding beta-galactosidase trimerization domain-containing protein → MGCRRRVQQASGFVDERLHARLGGYPAGPLREALGIRVEEYRPLRQGERIVLSDGSYGTAWSESVRAEGAETLAAYTHGMLTDSPALTRHRYGTGQGWYLSIRLKETDYAALVRRLLDEAGIEPELPGLPTGVEAVTRQASDGRRWHVLINHSTTALHLPEPAHDLLTGAVAHEVPPGGRAVLRKP, encoded by the coding sequence CTGGGGTGTCGGCGACGCGTCCAGCAAGCGAGCGGATTCGTCGACGAGCGCCTGCACGCCCGGCTGGGCGGCTATCCCGCCGGGCCGCTGCGTGAGGCGCTGGGCATCCGCGTCGAGGAGTACCGGCCGCTGCGGCAGGGGGAGCGGATCGTCCTGTCGGACGGGTCGTACGGCACCGCCTGGAGCGAGTCCGTGCGCGCCGAGGGCGCGGAGACGCTCGCCGCCTACACCCACGGCATGCTCACGGACAGCCCCGCGCTCACCCGGCATCGCTACGGCACCGGGCAGGGCTGGTACCTCTCGATCCGCCTGAAGGAGACCGACTACGCCGCCCTGGTCCGCCGGCTGCTCGACGAGGCCGGTATCGAGCCCGAACTGCCAGGTCTGCCGACCGGTGTCGAGGCCGTCACCCGGCAGGCGTCCGACGGCCGCCGCTGGCACGTCCTGATCAACCACAGCACCACCGCCCTGCACCTGCCGGAGCCCGCCCACGACCTGCTCACCGGGGCCGTGGCACACGAAGTGCCGCCCGGTGGCCGCGCGGTGCTGCGCAAGCCCTGA
- a CDS encoding FadR/GntR family transcriptional regulator — protein MNDTPATEAAWPAQASPTAAAAVNGSDERRDYRPGYEVVAERILEFIAEARLAAGDRLPTENDLAQRLNTSRAVVREAVKILSALGRVRAHKGRGLFVADDEGMLVTSRWGGFFRPVDLDHVLMLFEFRRVQEMAASSLAATRATPAELRTIEVAVQQCRHGFVHGQVDEFNQADDDFHGAVAAASHNAFLVSAVRDARRLQRQSSAIGIHDMFGDGTESAVVEHEVIYRAIRDGRPDEAAEATAAHLDRTLEDYRREIQRRLFG, from the coding sequence ATGAACGACACGCCCGCGACCGAAGCCGCCTGGCCGGCGCAGGCCTCTCCCACTGCGGCAGCAGCGGTGAACGGCTCAGACGAGCGGCGTGACTACCGCCCCGGTTACGAAGTCGTGGCGGAGCGGATTCTTGAGTTCATCGCCGAGGCTCGTCTGGCGGCAGGTGATCGGCTGCCCACGGAGAACGATCTGGCCCAGAGGCTGAACACCAGCAGGGCCGTGGTACGGGAGGCCGTGAAGATCCTTTCGGCGCTCGGCCGGGTCCGGGCACACAAGGGGCGCGGACTGTTCGTCGCGGACGACGAGGGCATGCTCGTCACCAGCCGCTGGGGCGGCTTCTTCCGCCCCGTCGACCTCGATCATGTCCTCATGCTGTTCGAGTTCCGCAGGGTTCAGGAGATGGCCGCGAGCAGTCTGGCCGCCACCCGTGCCACGCCCGCCGAGCTGCGGACCATCGAGGTGGCCGTGCAGCAGTGCCGGCACGGATTCGTCCACGGTCAGGTCGACGAGTTCAACCAGGCGGACGACGACTTCCACGGGGCCGTGGCTGCGGCCTCGCACAACGCCTTCCTCGTCAGCGCCGTGCGTGACGCGCGACGCCTGCAGCGGCAGTCCAGCGCGATCGGGATCCATGACATGTTCGGCGATGGCACCGAGTCCGCGGTCGTGGAGCACGAGGTGATCTACCGGGCCATTCGCGACGGCCGGCCCGACGAGGCGGCCGAGGCTACGGCGGCACATCTCGACAGGACACTCGAAGACTACCGACGGGAGATCCAGCGGCGCCTGTTCGGATAG
- a CDS encoding ABC transporter substrate-binding protein — MTVDKPSSGPERVSSKRRAALLAGCAATAALTLTACGGGTTGTTTKDGFAQVPQKDGALTVWVDATRVEAAKLYQQQHPHVKLHIVTYDGDANGSNYLQTKVQLFNRTGKGWPDVVFSSQNNEVTWAVEAGFAAPLNKGLIPTATLADFASGANDVCTVDGTAYCLRNDLSQAVLWYNAPLLKKFGYTVPTTWEDYQQLGEKVAKEHPGYLVGDAGDSFTPEIYLWASKCGANHVTGPKAVSVNTSSEACTKMARLMDVLIKNRSMSISGVFSTDFGKNEAAKVLLMPGPAWYGGALFEGTFKTPAKQIAAAPIPQWKGETAPSTGNVGGGTWLLSQHSAHIKAATDFLKWVTTDNAYQGEKAPGFPAYAPAAGTWLKRQDASGYFNGDLSALKAASSQVWPGWGSGQFSQEAIWAATVKPGLTQGKSVVSMLPAWKDSIVKYATSNGYKVSQ, encoded by the coding sequence ATGACCGTCGACAAGCCTTCGTCCGGCCCGGAGAGAGTGTCCAGCAAGAGGCGTGCGGCGTTGCTGGCCGGCTGCGCGGCCACCGCGGCGCTGACCCTGACTGCCTGCGGCGGCGGCACCACGGGTACGACGACCAAGGACGGCTTCGCCCAGGTGCCGCAGAAGGACGGTGCGTTGACGGTCTGGGTGGACGCGACCCGTGTGGAAGCCGCGAAGCTGTACCAGCAGCAGCACCCGCACGTGAAGCTGCACATCGTCACCTACGACGGCGACGCCAACGGCTCGAACTACCTCCAGACCAAGGTCCAGCTGTTCAACCGCACCGGCAAGGGCTGGCCGGACGTCGTGTTCAGCTCTCAGAACAACGAGGTGACCTGGGCGGTCGAGGCGGGCTTCGCCGCTCCGCTCAACAAGGGCCTGATCCCCACCGCGACCCTGGCCGACTTCGCCAGCGGCGCCAACGACGTCTGCACGGTGGACGGCACCGCCTACTGTCTGCGCAACGACCTCTCCCAGGCAGTGCTCTGGTACAACGCGCCGCTGCTGAAGAAGTTCGGCTACACGGTCCCCACGACGTGGGAGGACTACCAGCAGCTCGGCGAGAAGGTGGCCAAGGAGCACCCCGGCTACCTGGTGGGCGACGCGGGCGACTCCTTCACCCCCGAGATCTACCTGTGGGCGAGCAAGTGCGGCGCCAACCACGTCACCGGCCCGAAGGCCGTGTCGGTGAACACCTCCAGCGAGGCCTGCACCAAGATGGCCAGGCTCATGGACGTGCTGATCAAGAACAGGTCCATGTCCATCAGCGGGGTCTTCAGCACCGACTTCGGCAAGAACGAGGCCGCCAAGGTCCTGCTCATGCCGGGTCCGGCCTGGTACGGCGGCGCGCTGTTCGAGGGCACCTTCAAGACGCCGGCCAAGCAGATCGCCGCGGCGCCCATCCCGCAGTGGAAGGGGGAGACCGCGCCGTCCACCGGTAACGTCGGCGGCGGCACCTGGCTGCTGTCCCAGCACTCCGCGCACATCAAGGCCGCCACCGACTTCCTGAAGTGGGTCACCACCGACAACGCCTACCAGGGCGAGAAGGCGCCGGGCTTTCCCGCATACGCGCCCGCCGCCGGCACCTGGCTGAAGAGACAGGACGCCTCCGGCTACTTCAACGGTGACCTGAGCGCCCTCAAGGCCGCCTCCTCCCAGGTCTGGCCCGGCTGGGGCTCGGGGCAGTTCAGCCAGGAGGCGATCTGGGCCGCCACCGTCAAGCCCGGCCTGACCCAGGGCAAGAGCGTCGTCTCGATGCTGCCGGCCTGGAAGGACTCCATCGTCAAGTACGCCACATCCAACGGATACAAGGTCTCCCAGTGA
- a CDS encoding carbohydrate ABC transporter permease: MTLTHSPAGSATRRRRGAARQSRAGMAFVAAYVVLLVAFGVLPTAYAIYFAFTDAGGTVTGFANFVTTAQDFRFLDAVSHVAVYLAFWLLSLVVFVVALALLLHRLASGSASKALRFLYYIPGALAGAASVLVWLFMLDPTVSPVSSLLGALGFHTFGEVIAPGNLPLLFTVIAFWTGAGGWIVVMYGALNNIPADVMEAARIDGAGAWQTAWHVQIPMLRKWIVYMVILAFAGGAQLFVEPQLLSLASVGVAGRDYSLNQLTYDFAFQMNNINGAAAVSVELLVVSVSAAAVFVARSGFFDAD; this comes from the coding sequence GTGACCCTCACCCACTCCCCGGCAGGCTCTGCGACCCGGCGCCGTCGCGGCGCCGCCCGGCAGAGCCGGGCCGGTATGGCCTTCGTCGCCGCCTACGTGGTCTTGCTCGTCGCCTTCGGCGTCCTTCCGACCGCTTACGCGATCTACTTCGCCTTCACCGACGCCGGGGGCACGGTCACCGGCTTCGCCAACTTCGTCACCACGGCGCAGGACTTCCGCTTCCTGGACGCCGTGAGCCATGTCGCCGTCTACCTCGCCTTCTGGCTCCTGTCCCTGGTGGTGTTCGTGGTGGCCCTGGCGCTGCTGCTGCACCGCCTGGCCTCGGGTTCCGCAAGCAAGGCGCTGCGCTTCCTCTACTACATCCCCGGAGCGCTCGCCGGCGCGGCGAGTGTGCTGGTGTGGCTGTTCATGCTCGACCCGACCGTCAGCCCGGTCAGCTCGCTGCTGGGCGCGCTGGGGTTCCACACCTTCGGCGAGGTGATCGCACCCGGCAACCTGCCCCTGCTGTTCACGGTCATCGCGTTCTGGACCGGCGCGGGCGGCTGGATCGTCGTCATGTACGGCGCGCTCAACAACATCCCCGCGGACGTGATGGAAGCCGCGCGCATTGATGGCGCGGGTGCCTGGCAGACCGCCTGGCACGTGCAGATCCCGATGCTCCGCAAGTGGATCGTGTACATGGTGATCCTGGCTTTCGCGGGCGGCGCCCAGCTCTTCGTCGAACCGCAGTTGCTCTCCCTCGCCAGCGTGGGCGTGGCCGGACGCGACTACTCGCTCAACCAGCTGACGTACGACTTCGCCTTCCAGATGAACAACATCAACGGCGCCGCCGCGGTCTCGGTGGAGCTCCTGGTCGTCAGTGTGTCGGCCGCCGCCGTCTTCGTCGCACGGTCGGGGTTCTTCGATGCCGACTAG
- a CDS encoding carbohydrate ABC transporter permease, translating to MSRSHHRPPHRRPVRHLPSRLLTGSVLAVFLAFFVLPVLWLVLAATKTDQQLVHDNPLSFGSWHALKANWHALTAFQDNAVMQWLGNSALYAVISLVITLGVAIPAGYALAMTEFRGRHTLLFATLVVMLMPNATLVVPLFLEINAVHLIGTMWSIILPYSFYPFGVYLTYIYFTTAVPKDLLAAARMDGCSEFRVFWHIALPLATPVVALVGFFSFVANWTNYFLPYVMLPESSQMPIQVGVGTLLSNVPSFNPTVGDLAIQRPQLALATLVAITPVLIVFLFAQRFLVSGMLAGATKE from the coding sequence ATGAGCCGATCTCACCACCGGCCGCCGCACCGTCGGCCCGTACGGCACCTGCCCTCCCGGCTGTTGACCGGATCCGTACTGGCCGTGTTCCTCGCCTTCTTCGTGCTGCCGGTGCTGTGGCTCGTCCTCGCGGCGACCAAGACCGACCAGCAGCTGGTCCACGACAACCCGCTGTCCTTCGGGTCGTGGCACGCGCTGAAAGCCAACTGGCACGCGCTCACGGCGTTCCAGGACAACGCCGTCATGCAGTGGCTGGGCAACTCCGCGCTCTACGCGGTGATCTCGCTGGTCATCACCCTCGGTGTCGCCATTCCCGCGGGATATGCCCTGGCCATGACCGAGTTCCGCGGTCGGCACACCCTGCTGTTCGCGACGCTGGTCGTGATGCTCATGCCGAACGCCACCCTGGTGGTGCCGTTGTTCCTGGAGATCAACGCGGTGCACCTGATCGGCACGATGTGGTCGATCATCCTGCCGTACTCGTTCTACCCGTTCGGCGTGTACCTGACGTACATCTACTTCACCACCGCCGTACCGAAGGACCTGCTGGCGGCGGCACGGATGGACGGCTGCTCGGAGTTCCGCGTCTTCTGGCACATCGCGCTGCCGCTGGCGACCCCGGTCGTCGCGCTCGTGGGCTTCTTCAGCTTCGTCGCCAACTGGACCAACTACTTCCTGCCCTACGTCATGCTCCCCGAGAGCAGCCAGATGCCCATCCAGGTGGGAGTCGGAACCCTGCTCAGCAACGTGCCGTCCTTCAATCCGACCGTCGGTGACCTGGCGATCCAGCGCCCGCAGCTGGCACTGGCGACGCTCGTGGCCATCACGCCCGTGCTGATCGTCTTCCTCTTCGCCCAGCGCTTCCTGGTCAGCGGGATGCTCGCCGGCGCCACCAAGGAATAG
- a CDS encoding L-rhamnose mutarotase encodes MKRVAQTIRLRPEHRAEYLELHSAVWPGVEAALHRANIHNYSIFLHGEVLFAYFEYHGDDFEADMAVLEADPETRQWWKLTDPCQEPWPDRGDARQWTELTEIWHLNPPGEDATACHGPHQTDPTWNQP; translated from the coding sequence ATGAAGCGCGTCGCCCAGACCATCAGGCTCCGACCCGAGCACCGCGCGGAGTACCTCGAACTCCACTCGGCCGTCTGGCCCGGAGTCGAAGCCGCCCTGCACCGGGCGAACATCCACAACTACAGCATCTTCCTCCACGGCGAGGTGCTGTTCGCCTACTTCGAGTACCACGGCGACGACTTCGAGGCCGACATGGCCGTCCTCGAAGCCGACCCCGAGACCCGGCAATGGTGGAAACTCACCGACCCCTGCCAGGAACCCTGGCCCGACCGGGGCGACGCCCGCCAGTGGACGGAACTCACCGAGATCTGGCACCTGAACCCGCCAGGCGAAGACGCCACCGCCTGTCACGGCCCGCACCAGACCGACCCGACTTGGAACCAGCCGTGA
- a CDS encoding amidohydrolase family protein: MTSTPSPVLIDAHHHLWDLDRRPQPWLDDPTVASIRRTFTPGDLRATAIQPIAGRRLHSTVVVQCIPDVPETEDLLALAEQEPLIEAVVGWADLTSPAIGEVLDRLLAGPGGAYLRSLRHLVQGETDPEWLQTPDVERGLAAVGERGLCYDVLVRSHQLGQAIRLAERFPGLPQVLNHAGKPPIARHELADWERQVHRLAGHPQVACKVSGLITEADHDTWTTADIRPVWDILLTAFGPDRLMFGSDWPVANLAGGWNRWAATVDELLDDCAENEIHALLAGTATAFYSLPARPENWR; this comes from the coding sequence GTGACCTCCACCCCCTCCCCCGTCCTCATCGACGCCCACCACCACCTGTGGGACCTCGACCGGCGTCCGCAACCCTGGCTGGACGACCCCACCGTGGCATCGATCCGCCGCACCTTCACCCCCGGTGACCTGCGTGCCACCGCCATCCAGCCCATCGCGGGCCGCCGTCTGCACAGCACGGTGGTCGTGCAGTGCATCCCGGACGTGCCCGAGACCGAGGACCTGCTCGCCCTCGCCGAGCAGGAGCCGCTGATCGAGGCCGTGGTCGGCTGGGCTGACCTGACGTCTCCAGCCATCGGCGAGGTGCTGGACCGGCTGCTCGCCGGACCGGGCGGCGCGTATCTGCGCTCCCTGCGCCACCTCGTCCAGGGTGAGACGGACCCGGAGTGGCTGCAAACCCCCGATGTGGAACGCGGGCTGGCGGCGGTCGGCGAACGCGGGCTCTGCTACGACGTACTGGTCCGCAGCCACCAACTCGGCCAGGCGATCCGCCTGGCCGAACGCTTCCCCGGCCTGCCCCAGGTACTCAACCACGCGGGCAAGCCGCCCATCGCCCGGCACGAACTGGCGGACTGGGAACGCCAGGTGCACCGGTTGGCCGGACACCCCCAGGTGGCCTGCAAGGTGTCGGGACTGATCACCGAGGCCGACCACGACACCTGGACCACCGCCGACATCCGCCCCGTCTGGGACATCCTGCTCACCGCATTCGGCCCCGACCGGCTGATGTTCGGATCCGACTGGCCGGTCGCTAACCTCGCGGGCGGCTGGAACCGCTGGGCGGCCACCGTGGACGAACTGCTCGACGACTGCGCCGAGAACGAGATCCACGCGCTCCTCGCAGGCACCGCGACCGCCTTCTACAGCCTTCCCGCAAGGCCGGAGAACTGGAGATGA